One Verrucomicrobiota bacterium DNA segment encodes these proteins:
- a CDS encoding Gfo/Idh/MocA family oxidoreductase translates to MKNTQPQSNRRSFLKTSAAAVGAITIIPSGVISVSGQGGAQSRFVVAHIGVGGMGNTHLRNMLRFQQDNKVKIAAVCDVDENRLEAASNNVGEGATPYRDYRYILERKDIDAVLIATPDHWHAVQTVHACQAGKHVYVEKPASVTVREGQAMIAAARANKVAVQVGAQARTAKGAWYTCRAIRNGIVGRVNKVACWHYATPTDDKPVPDSAPPEDLDWDLWLGPLPWRPFNRRYLPATFRWLMESGGGQIRDRGAHQFSTILWCMNADNQTSFTVEATGKPPKKGLWDCPVTMDAVFQFKNPDWTLVWGQPGEKVGKLEFGNVFYGEHGQLIQEWEGGYKPASPEAVNFKLPPGGQEVYRTDEYEDFNMNHKADWFKSIREGHLRPAVDIEIAHRTATLCNLANLSYVLGRKLVWDGEKQDVVGDDEASRMLGKPQRYPYVL, encoded by the coding sequence AGGAGCGCAATCCCGGTTCGTCGTCGCCCATATTGGCGTCGGTGGCATGGGCAATACCCATCTGCGCAACATGCTCCGTTTTCAGCAGGACAATAAAGTGAAGATTGCCGCGGTGTGCGATGTGGACGAAAATAGGCTCGAAGCCGCCTCGAACAACGTGGGGGAGGGGGCTACACCGTACCGGGACTACCGGTATATTCTTGAGCGCAAAGACATTGATGCCGTGCTCATCGCCACCCCAGACCATTGGCATGCAGTCCAAACCGTTCACGCCTGCCAGGCTGGCAAGCATGTCTATGTGGAGAAACCAGCCTCGGTCACGGTGCGCGAAGGTCAGGCTATGATCGCAGCCGCCCGGGCTAATAAAGTTGCCGTTCAGGTGGGGGCGCAGGCGCGCACCGCCAAGGGGGCATGGTACACCTGCCGCGCGATTCGCAATGGCATCGTGGGACGGGTGAACAAGGTGGCCTGCTGGCATTACGCCACGCCAACGGATGATAAGCCGGTGCCGGATAGTGCGCCACCGGAGGATTTGGATTGGGATCTATGGCTGGGCCCGCTTCCGTGGCGGCCCTTCAATCGGCGCTACCTGCCAGCTACCTTCCGCTGGCTGATGGAGTCGGGTGGCGGCCAGATTCGCGATCGCGGCGCGCACCAGTTCAGCACTATTCTTTGGTGCATGAACGCGGATAATCAAACCTCGTTCACCGTCGAGGCGACGGGGAAGCCGCCGAAGAAGGGACTCTGGGATTGTCCAGTCACCATGGATGCGGTGTTCCAATTCAAGAATCCCGACTGGACGCTGGTTTGGGGGCAGCCGGGGGAAAAAGTGGGCAAGCTCGAATTCGGGAACGTGTTTTACGGCGAGCACGGGCAGTTGATCCAGGAATGGGAAGGTGGCTACAAGCCTGCCAGTCCCGAGGCCGTCAACTTCAAGTTGCCGCCGGGCGGTCAGGAAGTGTATCGCACGGACGAATACGAAGACTTTAATATGAACCATAAGGCCGATTGGTTTAAATCCATCCGCGAAGGGCATTTGCGGCCGGCTGTGGACATTGAGATTGCCCATCGCACTGCCACCCTTTGCAACCTGGCCAATCTTTCTTATGTATTGGGGCGAAAGTTGGTTTGGGATGGCGAGAAACAGGATGTGGTGGGCGACGACGAAGCCAGCCGCATGTTGGGCAAGCCGCAACGCTACCCGTATGTGTTGTAA